The following coding sequences lie in one Rhodohalobacter barkolensis genomic window:
- the rplJ gene encoding 50S ribosomal protein L10, giving the protein MPTLAEKKAVVEEITEQLEGSNAVYITKYTGMSVSDMGELRGKFREGNVQFKVYKNTLMKRAMDTIGGYDELYDHLEDQNGFAFVNEELAAPAKVLKDYIKEHNKPEFKAALIDGDFYSKDQLDTLAAMKSRTEVIGDIVGLLLAPISNVVSGLEAQGSNIAGAIQTIAEKGE; this is encoded by the coding sequence ATGCCGACATTAGCAGAAAAAAAGGCAGTTGTAGAAGAAATTACTGAGCAGCTTGAAGGCTCAAACGCCGTCTATATAACGAAGTATACAGGGATGTCAGTCTCTGATATGGGCGAGTTGAGAGGAAAGTTTCGCGAAGGTAATGTACAGTTTAAAGTGTATAAAAATACACTGATGAAACGTGCAATGGATACAATTGGCGGATATGATGAGCTCTATGATCATTTGGAAGATCAAAATGGTTTTGCATTTGTAAATGAAGAGCTTGCAGCACCTGCTAAAGTCCTGAAAGACTACATAAAAGAACACAACAAGCCGGAATTTAAAGCGGCTTTGATTGATGGTGATTTTTACAGTAAAGACCAACTCGATACACTGGCTGCAATGAAGTCCAGAACAGAAGTTATCGGAGATATTGTAGGTCTGTTGCTGGCACCAATTTCAAATGTAGTAAGTGGACTGGAAGCACAAGGAAGCAATATTGCAGGTGCAATTCAAACCATCGCCGAAAAAGGCGAATAA
- the nusG gene encoding transcription termination/antitermination protein NusG — protein sequence MSSEDSFDWYVVRCFTSHEKKVKEYLTREIEEQGLGHKISEILIPTETVIEIRSGKKRTKEKNFFPGYILVKTRYDEEVNNLIQSAPSCLGFLKVGKSQVVPEPLKKHEVERIIGRVMDNKEAVEKGGVVDIPYKEGDIVKVVDGPFKEFDGTVQEVLADKLKLRVMVSIFGRKTPVEVDLDQVESAT from the coding sequence ATGAGTTCTGAAGATAGTTTTGATTGGTATGTGGTTCGCTGCTTTACCAGTCACGAAAAAAAAGTTAAAGAGTATCTAACCCGAGAGATAGAGGAGCAGGGGCTGGGGCATAAAATCAGTGAGATTTTAATCCCAACAGAAACTGTAATCGAAATCCGTTCAGGTAAAAAAAGAACAAAAGAGAAGAATTTTTTCCCGGGATATATTTTAGTTAAAACCCGGTATGATGAAGAAGTAAACAATTTGATTCAAAGTGCACCTTCCTGTTTAGGATTTCTGAAGGTGGGTAAGAGTCAGGTTGTTCCGGAGCCTCTGAAAAAGCATGAAGTAGAGCGAATTATTGGAAGGGTGATGGACAATAAGGAAGCCGTTGAAAAAGGTGGCGTAGTCGATATTCCATATAAGGAAGGAGATATCGTCAAAGTTGTAGACGGTCCTTTTAAAGAATTTGATGGTACCGTTCAGGAAGTACTTGCTGATAAGCTGAAATTGCGAGTCATGGTAAGCATTTTTGGACGTAAAACCCCGGTTGAGGTTGACCTGGATCAGGTCGAATCAGCTACATAA
- the rplA gene encoding 50S ribosomal protein L1 has translation MAKRGKKYQKVAELFDHDMEYTIEEACDLIKQTKTANFDESVDLDLRLGVDPRHADQMVRGTVSLPHGTGKSVRVLALVNEAKQEEAKEAGADFVGLDEYIEKIEEGWADIDVIIATPDVMGKIGKLGRHLGPRGLMPNPKSGTVTMDVADAVKEFKQGKIDFRVDKQGILHTSIGKASFDVNEIRENLISFLQTILKLRPASAKGIYIRSAYISTTMGPSISLSRSSITSI, from the coding sequence ATGGCAAAAAGAGGTAAGAAATATCAGAAGGTCGCTGAATTATTTGACCATGATATGGAATACACTATCGAAGAGGCTTGCGATCTGATAAAACAGACCAAAACAGCAAACTTCGATGAATCCGTAGATTTAGATCTTCGGTTAGGTGTGGATCCACGTCATGCAGATCAGATGGTTCGTGGTACTGTTTCGCTCCCTCACGGAACCGGAAAATCCGTTCGTGTGCTTGCGTTGGTTAACGAAGCAAAACAGGAAGAAGCGAAAGAGGCCGGAGCCGATTTTGTTGGCCTTGATGAATATATCGAAAAAATTGAAGAAGGTTGGGCAGATATCGACGTTATCATTGCTACCCCGGATGTTATGGGTAAAATTGGTAAACTGGGTCGCCATTTGGGACCGAGAGGTTTGATGCCTAACCCGAAAAGTGGAACTGTAACAATGGATGTTGCAGACGCTGTGAAAGAGTTTAAGCAGGGGAAAATTGATTTCCGTGTGGATAAGCAGGGAATCTTGCATACCTCTATTGGTAAGGCAAGTTTTGATGTGAACGAGATTCGTGAAAATTTGATCTCATTCCTTCAGACAATCCTGAAACTTAGACCGGCATCTGCAAAAGGGATTTATATTAGGTCTGCATACATTAGCACGACGATGGGTCCCAGCATATCGCTTAGTCGATCATCTATTACTTCAATTTAG
- the rplL gene encoding 50S ribosomal protein L7/L12, which translates to MADVKEIAEQLVNLTIKEANELAKVLEEEYDIKPAAAAVAVAGPAGGGEAAEEQTEFDVILKSAGAKKIGVIKEVRGITGLGLKEAKELVDGAPNAIKEAVSKEEAEEVKAKLEEAGAEVELK; encoded by the coding sequence ATGGCTGACGTTAAAGAAATCGCAGAACAACTCGTTAACTTAACGATCAAAGAAGCTAATGAATTAGCTAAAGTTCTTGAAGAAGAATACGACATAAAACCAGCTGCAGCTGCAGTTGCTGTTGCCGGACCAGCCGGTGGCGGAGAAGCTGCTGAAGAGCAAACAGAATTTGATGTAATTCTTAAATCTGCTGGCGCTAAGAAAATTGGCGTTATCAAAGAAGTGAGAGGAATCACAGGTCTTGGGCTGAAAGAAGCTAAAGAACTTGTTGATGGAGCTCCTAACGCAATCAAAGAAGCAGTTAGCAAAGAAGAAGCTGAAGAAGTTAAAGCCAAGCTCGAAGAGGCTGGTGCTGAAGTAGAGCTGAAGTAA
- the rpoB gene encoding DNA-directed RNA polymerase subunit beta, whose protein sequence is MEKIPFTDRLSFGRIKNVIDYPDFLDIQLKSFNEFAQLDVAPNQREDKGLQRIFNENFPIQDTRETHILEFLYYSVDTPKYNIKECQERGLTYAIPLKARMRLSSVDETDEASETIEQEVFLGDLPWMTNRGTFVINGAERVIVSQLHRSPGVFFGQNVHPNGTQLYSARVIPFKGSWIEFTNDIRDVLWAYIDRKKKIPATTLLRALGFSTDFDLLNLFELSEEIDFGSKKAYNDKLVGKRLATDITTEVTEEVVDDETGEVTEATNRKVLLERDHELTEDDYGLLKEASVKKVLVQKINAEESERSVIMNTLRKDPSHDDVSALGEVYQQIRTGEMPDPETARQVLERLFFSDKKYDLGEVGRYRLNKRLKVDVDQDIHYLTKEDVVAIVKEVIRLKEMKSQVDDIDHLSNRRVRTVGEQLGQQFAIGLARMARTIRERMSSRDAEQLTPQDLVNARTISSVINSFFGTNQLSQFMDQTNPAAELTHKRRMSALGPGGLTRERAGFEVRDVHYTHYGRLCPIETPEGPNIGLITSLCVHAKINDFGFIETPYRRVKEGIVSNEIDYLAAEQEDETVIAQANAPIDEKGNFKNEAIFSRFRDSNVGLAKPEQVEYMDVSANQITSLAAALIPFIEHDDANRALMGSNMQRQAVPLLRPESPVVGTGLERRAAQDSRAIIVAEGDGEVVYVSGREIRVKYKRTELEENCYFDDGVKSYYLQKFERSNQDTTINQRPVVSVGDKVTENQVLADGCSTEKGELALGRNMLVAFMPWRGYNFEDAIVISERVVQEDVYTSIHITEFEQQVRDTKRGEEELTREIPNVSEDATRNLDEKGIIRIGAKVNPGDILVGKITPKGETDPTPEEKLLRAIFGDKAGDVKDASLKTPPGVSGTVIDTKLFSRKRDEQISRKEEKQLVEQENERHAKKVADLNAQWADKMYSLLRDKTSPGVYNYSNVELIPKGEKYKKSVFEELDPVTINEDIDWATDENLVEHVKLLFKSYRDLRREIETEAKRRKYQIQVGDELPPGIIQKAKIYVAKKRKIQVGDKMAGRHGNKGVIAKVVPVEDMPFMEDGTPVDVVLNPLGVPSRMNLGQIYETILGWAGMKLGVKYASPIFDGASYEQVQEELKKAGLPEDGRLYLYDGRSGERLDQQTTVGYMYMLKLNHLIEDKMHARSIGPYSLITQQPLGGKAQFGGQRLGEMEVWALYAYGASSILKEMLTVKSDDVKGRSKVYEAIVKGENLPEGDIPESFKVLLRELMGLGLEIHID, encoded by the coding sequence ATGGAGAAAATCCCATTTACCGACCGCCTTTCATTCGGCAGAATTAAAAATGTAATCGATTATCCTGACTTTTTGGATATTCAGCTCAAGTCGTTCAATGAATTTGCACAGCTTGATGTAGCTCCCAATCAACGAGAAGACAAGGGGCTCCAGCGAATATTCAATGAGAATTTCCCGATTCAGGACACAAGAGAAACTCATATCCTTGAGTTCCTTTATTATTCTGTCGATACACCTAAATACAATATCAAAGAGTGCCAGGAGCGAGGACTGACTTATGCGATTCCGCTAAAAGCCAGAATGCGCTTGTCATCCGTTGATGAAACAGATGAGGCTTCTGAAACGATTGAGCAGGAGGTATTTTTAGGAGATCTTCCATGGATGACAAACAGAGGTACCTTTGTAATTAATGGTGCCGAGCGGGTGATAGTTAGTCAGCTGCACAGATCGCCGGGTGTATTCTTCGGTCAGAATGTGCATCCTAACGGTACTCAGCTTTACTCAGCAAGGGTTATTCCATTCAAAGGTTCATGGATTGAATTCACAAACGATATTCGTGACGTACTTTGGGCTTATATCGACAGAAAGAAAAAGATTCCGGCAACAACACTGCTGAGAGCGCTTGGATTCTCAACAGATTTTGATCTGCTGAATCTATTTGAACTGTCTGAAGAGATCGACTTTGGAAGTAAAAAAGCATACAACGATAAATTAGTTGGTAAGCGCCTGGCTACAGACATCACAACGGAAGTAACGGAAGAGGTTGTTGATGATGAGACAGGTGAAGTTACAGAAGCAACCAACCGAAAAGTGCTTTTAGAGAGAGACCATGAGCTTACTGAAGACGATTACGGTCTTTTAAAAGAAGCTTCTGTTAAAAAAGTATTGGTTCAGAAAATTAATGCAGAAGAGTCTGAGCGTTCAGTCATTATGAACACGCTTAGAAAAGATCCATCGCATGATGATGTTTCTGCACTTGGTGAAGTTTACCAGCAAATCAGAACCGGTGAAATGCCTGACCCTGAAACGGCTCGTCAGGTACTGGAGCGACTCTTCTTTAGCGATAAGAAGTATGATCTGGGAGAAGTTGGTCGATACCGGTTGAATAAACGTCTTAAAGTAGATGTAGATCAGGATATCCACTACCTCACTAAAGAGGATGTAGTAGCGATTGTGAAGGAAGTGATTCGTCTGAAAGAGATGAAATCTCAGGTTGATGATATTGATCACTTGAGTAACCGACGAGTACGTACAGTTGGAGAGCAGCTGGGACAACAGTTTGCTATTGGACTAGCCCGTATGGCTCGAACGATCCGTGAAAGAATGAGTTCTCGTGATGCCGAGCAGCTTACACCGCAAGATCTTGTTAATGCCCGGACTATTTCGAGTGTAATTAATAGTTTCTTTGGTACAAATCAGCTTTCTCAGTTTATGGATCAAACAAATCCGGCAGCTGAATTGACTCACAAACGTCGTATGTCTGCATTAGGCCCCGGCGGTTTGACTCGTGAGCGTGCCGGTTTTGAGGTTCGTGATGTTCACTATACTCATTACGGTCGACTTTGCCCGATTGAAACACCTGAAGGTCCAAATATTGGATTGATTACTTCACTCTGTGTGCATGCCAAGATAAATGATTTTGGTTTTATTGAAACACCCTATAGAAGAGTAAAAGAAGGTATTGTTTCTAATGAAATTGATTATCTGGCAGCTGAGCAGGAAGATGAAACGGTAATTGCGCAGGCAAATGCCCCAATTGATGAAAAAGGGAATTTCAAGAATGAAGCAATTTTCTCCCGATTCAGAGACAGTAACGTTGGTTTAGCCAAGCCGGAACAAGTTGAATATATGGATGTATCTGCAAACCAGATTACATCGTTGGCAGCTGCACTGATTCCATTTATTGAGCATGATGATGCTAACCGTGCCCTGATGGGTTCGAACATGCAGCGTCAAGCAGTACCACTTCTCAGACCTGAATCTCCGGTTGTTGGAACCGGACTTGAGCGCAGAGCTGCTCAAGACTCCCGTGCAATTATTGTTGCAGAAGGAGACGGTGAAGTTGTATATGTAAGTGGTAGAGAAATTCGCGTGAAATATAAGCGAACTGAACTGGAAGAAAATTGCTACTTCGATGATGGTGTGAAATCATACTATCTGCAAAAGTTTGAAAGAAGTAACCAGGATACAACGATCAACCAGCGTCCGGTTGTAAGTGTTGGCGATAAGGTTACGGAAAATCAAGTACTTGCTGATGGTTGCTCAACCGAAAAAGGTGAGCTTGCACTGGGCCGTAACATGCTTGTTGCATTCATGCCTTGGAGAGGATACAACTTTGAGGATGCGATTGTAATCAGTGAGCGTGTTGTACAGGAAGATGTTTATACATCCATCCACATTACTGAATTTGAACAACAGGTTCGAGATACCAAACGAGGTGAGGAAGAACTGACTCGTGAAATACCAAATGTCAGTGAAGATGCTACTCGTAATCTTGATGAAAAAGGAATTATCCGAATTGGCGCTAAAGTTAATCCGGGCGATATTCTTGTAGGTAAAATTACTCCAAAGGGAGAAACAGACCCAACACCGGAAGAGAAGCTTCTAAGAGCGATCTTTGGTGATAAGGCGGGAGATGTTAAAGACGCATCACTGAAAACACCTCCAGGTGTTTCCGGTACTGTAATTGATACGAAGCTTTTTAGTCGAAAACGTGATGAGCAGATTTCACGGAAAGAGGAGAAGCAACTTGTTGAACAGGAAAATGAGCGTCACGCCAAGAAAGTAGCTGATCTCAACGCACAGTGGGCTGACAAAATGTATAGTCTGCTTCGGGATAAAACTTCACCCGGAGTGTACAACTACAGTAATGTTGAGCTGATCCCGAAAGGTGAAAAATACAAGAAATCTGTATTTGAGGAGCTCGATCCCGTAACGATTAATGAAGATATTGACTGGGCTACAGATGAAAATCTGGTAGAACATGTTAAGCTTCTATTCAAAAGCTACAGAGATCTGAGAAGAGAAATTGAAACCGAGGCTAAGCGTCGTAAGTATCAGATCCAAGTTGGAGATGAGCTGCCACCGGGAATTATTCAAAAAGCGAAAATTTATGTCGCTAAGAAGAGAAAAATTCAGGTGGGTGATAAGATGGCCGGCCGCCACGGTAACAAGGGTGTAATTGCAAAAGTTGTACCTGTTGAAGATATGCCGTTTATGGAAGATGGAACTCCGGTAGACGTTGTTTTGAACCCATTGGGTGTACCTTCTCGTATGAACCTTGGACAAATTTATGAAACCATTCTTGGATGGGCCGGAATGAAACTTGGAGTGAAATATGCATCTCCGATTTTCGATGGTGCATCTTACGAACAAGTTCAGGAAGAGCTTAAGAAAGCCGGGTTGCCGGAAGATGGTCGTCTATATCTATACGACGGCCGAAGCGGTGAACGTCTTGACCAACAGACTACCGTTGGTTACATGTACATGCTGAAACTCAATCACTTGATTGAAGATAAGATGCACGCACGTTCCATTGGTCCATACTCATTGATTACTCAGCAGCCGCTCGGTGGTAAAGCACAGTTTGGTGGCCAGAGACTTGGTGAAATGGAGGTTTGGGCTCTGTATGCATACGGTGCTTCAAGCATATTGAAAGAGATGCTCACTGTTAAGAGTGATGATGTGAAAGGTCGATCTAAGGTATATGAAGCCATTGTAAAAGGTGAAAACTTACCTGAAGGTGATATACCTGAATCGTTTAAAGTATTACTCCGTGAATTAATGGGTCTTGGACTCGAAATTCACATTGACTAA
- the secE gene encoding preprotein translocase subunit SecE, which produces MEKIKDFIEGVRKEMAKVTWPTQQELIDNTIIVVVFTIVISLFIFGVDQVYSTILEAIYR; this is translated from the coding sequence ATGGAAAAGATTAAAGATTTTATTGAAGGTGTGAGAAAAGAGATGGCGAAAGTCACCTGGCCCACACAGCAGGAATTAATCGATAACACAATTATTGTTGTCGTATTCACTATTGTCATATCCTTATTCATATTTGGAGTTGATCAGGTTTATAGTACAATTCTGGAGGCAATCTACAGATGA
- the rplK gene encoding 50S ribosomal protein L11, whose product MAKKVDKVLKLQIVGGQANPAPPVGPALGQAGINIMEFCKAFNAKTQDKAGTIVPVEITVYADKSFTFKTKTPPAAVLLKKAAKIKSGSGEPNRAKVGKVTWSQCKEIAEEKMEDLNAFDVERAAEMIAGTARSMGLRVIRDK is encoded by the coding sequence ATGGCAAAAAAAGTAGATAAAGTGCTAAAACTTCAAATTGTTGGTGGACAGGCAAACCCTGCTCCTCCGGTAGGTCCAGCTTTAGGCCAGGCCGGAATCAACATTATGGAGTTTTGTAAAGCATTTAATGCAAAAACCCAAGACAAGGCGGGCACAATTGTGCCGGTTGAGATCACAGTCTATGCTGACAAGTCTTTTACATTCAAAACAAAGACTCCTCCAGCAGCTGTCCTTCTTAAGAAAGCCGCTAAGATTAAATCCGGTTCAGGTGAACCAAACCGAGCTAAAGTCGGTAAAGTGACCTGGTCTCAATGCAAGGAAATTGCGGAAGAGAAAATGGAAGATCTAAACGCTTTTGACGTAGAAAGAGCAGCAGAAATGATTGCCGGTACCGCACGCAGCATGGGTTTGCGAGTAATCCGAGATAAATAA